Proteins encoded together in one Meles meles chromosome 7, mMelMel3.1 paternal haplotype, whole genome shotgun sequence window:
- the MFSD5 gene encoding molybdate-anion transporter isoform X1, protein MLVTAYLAFVVLLASCLGLELSRCRAKPPGRACSNPSFLRFQLDFYQVYFLALAADWLQAPYLYKLYQHYHFLEGQIAILYVCGLASTVLFGLVASSLVDWLGRKKSCVLFSLTYSLCCLTKLSWDYFVLLMGRALGGLSTALLFSAFEAWYIHEHMERHDFPAEWIPATFARAAFWNHVLAVVAGVAAEAVTCWMGLGPVAPFVAAIPLLALAGALALHNWGENYDRQRAFSRTCAGGLRCLLSDRRVLLLGTIQALFESVIFIFVFLWTPVLDPHGAPLGIVFSSFMAASLLGSSLYRIATSKRYHLQPMHLLSLAVLIVVFSLFMLTFSTSPGQESPVESFIAFLLIELACGLYFPSMSFLRRKVIPETEQAGVLNWFRVPLHLLACLGLLVLHDSDHKTGTRNMFSICSAVMVMALLAVVGLFTVVRHNAELRVPSPTGEPYAPEL, encoded by the coding sequence ATGCTGGTGACGGCCTATCTTGCTTTTGTGGTCCTCCTGGCCTCCTGCCTGGGGTTGGAACTGTCAAGATGCCGGGCAAAGCCCCCTGGAAGGGCCTGCAGCAACCCCTCCTTCCTTCGGTTTCAACTGGACTTCTATCAGGTCTACTTCCTGGCCCTGGCAGCTGACTGGCTCCAAGCCCCCTACCTCTATAAACTCTATCAGCATTACCACTTCCTGGAGGGTCAGATTGCCATCCTCTATGTCTGTGGCCTTGCCTCCACAGTTCTTTTTGGACTGGTGGCCTCCTCCCTTGTGGATTGGCTGGGTCGCAAGAAGTCTTGTGTCCTCTTCTCCCTCACTTACTCTCTGTGCTGCTTAACCAAACTCTCCTGGGATTACTTTGTGCTGCTCATGGGCCGAGCACTGGGTGGGCTGTCTACGGCCCTGCTCTTCTCGGCTTTTGAGGCCTGGTACATCCACGAGCACATGGAGCGTCATgacttccctgctgagtggaTCCCAGCTACCTTTGCCCGAGCTGCCTTCTGGAACCATGTGCTGGCTGTAGTGGCAGGtgtggcagctgaagctgtgACCTGCTGGATGGGACTGGGGCCAGTAGCGCCCTTTGTGGCTGCCATCCCTCTCTTGGCTCTGGCTGGGGCATTGGCCCTTCATAACTGGGGAGAGAACTATGATCGGCAGCGTGCCTTTTCGAGGACTTGTGCTGGAGGCCTCCGCTGCCTCCTGTCGGACCGCCGCGTGCTGCTGCTAGGTACCATACAGGCCCTGTTCGAGAGTGTTATCTTCATCTTTGTCTTCCTCTGGACGCCTGTGCtggacccacatggggctccgcTGGGCATTGTCTTCTCCAGTTTCATGGCCGCCAGCCTGCTTGGCTCTTCGCTGTACCGCATCGCTACCTCCAAGAGGTACCACCTTCAGCCCATGCACCTACTGTCCCTTGCTGTCCTCATCGTTGTCTTCTCCCTTTTCATGTTGACTTTCTCTACCAGCCCAGGCCAGGAGAGTCCAGTGGAGTCCTTCATAGCCTTTCTACTTATTGAATTGGCCTGTGGGCTCTACTTTCCCAGCATGAGCTTCCTGCGGAGAAAGGTGATCCCAGAGACAGAGCAAGCTGGCGTACTCAACTGGTTCCGGGTTCCCCTGCACTTACTGgcctgcctggggctcctggtTCTCCATGACAGCGATCACAAAACGGGCACTCGGAACATGTTCAGCATCTGCTCTGCCGTCATGGTGATGGCTCTGCTGGCAGTGGTGGGGCTCTTCACCGTGGTCAGGCACAATGCCGAGCTGCGGGTGCCCTCACCCACGGGGGAGCCCTATGCCCCTGAGCTCTAA
- the MFSD5 gene encoding molybdate-anion transporter isoform X2 — protein MLVTAYLAFVVLLASCLGLELSRCRAKPPGRACSNPSFLRFQLDFYQVYFLALAADWLQAPYLYKLYQHYHFLEGQIAILYVCGLASTVLFGLVASSLVDWLGRKKSCVLFSLTYSLCCLTKLSWDYFVLLMGRALGGLSTALLFSAFEAWYIHEHMERHDFPAEWIPATFARAAFWNHVLAVVAGVAAEAVTCWMGLGPVAPFVAAIPLLALAGALALHNWGENYDRQRAFSRTCAGGLRCLLSDRRVLLLGTIQALFESVIFIFVFLWTPVLDPHGAPLGIVFSSFMAASLLGSSLYRIATSKSPGQESPVESFIAFLLIELACGLYFPSMSFLRRKVIPETEQAGVLNWFRVPLHLLACLGLLVLHDSDHKTGTRNMFSICSAVMVMALLAVVGLFTVVRHNAELRVPSPTGEPYAPEL, from the exons ATGCTGGTGACGGCCTATCTTGCTTTTGTGGTCCTCCTGGCCTCCTGCCTGGGGTTGGAACTGTCAAGATGCCGGGCAAAGCCCCCTGGAAGGGCCTGCAGCAACCCCTCCTTCCTTCGGTTTCAACTGGACTTCTATCAGGTCTACTTCCTGGCCCTGGCAGCTGACTGGCTCCAAGCCCCCTACCTCTATAAACTCTATCAGCATTACCACTTCCTGGAGGGTCAGATTGCCATCCTCTATGTCTGTGGCCTTGCCTCCACAGTTCTTTTTGGACTGGTGGCCTCCTCCCTTGTGGATTGGCTGGGTCGCAAGAAGTCTTGTGTCCTCTTCTCCCTCACTTACTCTCTGTGCTGCTTAACCAAACTCTCCTGGGATTACTTTGTGCTGCTCATGGGCCGAGCACTGGGTGGGCTGTCTACGGCCCTGCTCTTCTCGGCTTTTGAGGCCTGGTACATCCACGAGCACATGGAGCGTCATgacttccctgctgagtggaTCCCAGCTACCTTTGCCCGAGCTGCCTTCTGGAACCATGTGCTGGCTGTAGTGGCAGGtgtggcagctgaagctgtgACCTGCTGGATGGGACTGGGGCCAGTAGCGCCCTTTGTGGCTGCCATCCCTCTCTTGGCTCTGGCTGGGGCATTGGCCCTTCATAACTGGGGAGAGAACTATGATCGGCAGCGTGCCTTTTCGAGGACTTGTGCTGGAGGCCTCCGCTGCCTCCTGTCGGACCGCCGCGTGCTGCTGCTAGGTACCATACAGGCCCTGTTCGAGAGTGTTATCTTCATCTTTGTCTTCCTCTGGACGCCTGTGCtggacccacatggggctccgcTGGGCATTGTCTTCTCCAGTTTCATGGCCGCCAGCCTGCTTGGCTCTTCGCTGTACCGCATCGCTACCTCCAAGAG CCCAGGCCAGGAGAGTCCAGTGGAGTCCTTCATAGCCTTTCTACTTATTGAATTGGCCTGTGGGCTCTACTTTCCCAGCATGAGCTTCCTGCGGAGAAAGGTGATCCCAGAGACAGAGCAAGCTGGCGTACTCAACTGGTTCCGGGTTCCCCTGCACTTACTGgcctgcctggggctcctggtTCTCCATGACAGCGATCACAAAACGGGCACTCGGAACATGTTCAGCATCTGCTCTGCCGTCATGGTGATGGCTCTGCTGGCAGTGGTGGGGCTCTTCACCGTGGTCAGGCACAATGCCGAGCTGCGGGTGCCCTCACCCACGGGGGAGCCCTATGCCCCTGAGCTCTAA
- the LOC123947068 gene encoding uncharacterized LOC122455340 homolog has product MDFSLGLRLGPRNKKPTHQQPPPPSGHGPTAASPCLSCPPSACFGPCPSCPPPICSCTAYPSYATPCPSCPSLPGPPCTCSCPPCPACPPLNCPHSSCSLCTGPHLTCGHGSPCPNYPCSKSQAACPSSCLGCRDNCGCGRGPPPGCTGRCFRGQRTSQRQCLIV; this is encoded by the coding sequence ATGGACTTCTCTCTCGGCCTACGCTTGGGACCTCGGAACAAGAAACCCACCCACCAACAGCCCCCTCCACCCTCCGGCCACGGCCCAACAGCAGCCTCTCCTTGCCTGTCCTGTCCCCCTTCTGCCTGTTTTGGCCCCTGCCCTAGCTGTCCTCCTCCCATCTGCTCCTGCACCGCCTATCCCTCCTATgcaaccccctgcccctcctgtccAAGCCTCCCTGGCCCACCCTGTACTtgctcctgccctccctgccctgcctgccctcccttgAATTGTCCACACAGCTCCTGCAGCCTGTGCACTGGTCCGCACTTGACCTGCGGCCATGGCTCACCTTGCCCAAATTACCCTTGCTCCAAAAGCCAAGCTGCctgtcccagctcctgcctggGCTGCAGAGACAACTGTGGCTGTGGCCGAGGGCCTCCTCCAGGCTGCACTGGCCGCTGCTTCAGGGGGCAACGCACCTCTCAGAGGCAATGTCTGATAGTCTAG